From a region of the Pontibacillus yanchengensis genome:
- a CDS encoding ATP-binding cassette domain-containing protein — protein sequence MTKEAVRVKELAFQYPDTEEKTLKDINFTLRYGEILGVVGPTGAGKSTLAMCLNGLIPEVIEGELEGEVYIKEENIQDFSVADVSEYVGFVFQEPENQLSQMTIEEEIAFGMGNLGVSRSEMEVRIKDALAQVGLTGYEKRSPLALSGGQQQRLAIASVLAMRPSIMIMDEPTSMLDPKGKNEVYDVLQNLKGYDMTGIIIDHEVERIATYCDKILVLNEGEVQAFGTPEEVFTQIELLHQFQLNAPQVTEFLYRYNQEYQQDVKLSTTVKEAVATFESEYTGKV from the coding sequence GTGACAAAGGAAGCAGTTAGAGTAAAAGAATTAGCTTTTCAATATCCAGACACAGAAGAAAAGACATTAAAGGATATCAATTTCACATTACGATACGGAGAGATTCTGGGTGTTGTAGGCCCGACTGGTGCCGGAAAGTCTACTTTAGCGATGTGTTTAAATGGATTAATTCCTGAAGTCATCGAGGGGGAGCTAGAAGGTGAGGTTTATATTAAGGAAGAAAATATTCAGGACTTCTCGGTTGCCGATGTATCTGAATATGTAGGGTTTGTGTTTCAGGAACCGGAAAATCAGTTAAGTCAAATGACAATCGAAGAGGAAATTGCGTTTGGTATGGGAAATCTGGGAGTTTCCCGTTCAGAAATGGAAGTGAGAATCAAAGATGCGCTTGCTCAGGTAGGGTTGACCGGCTATGAGAAACGAAGCCCGCTTGCCTTATCGGGGGGGCAACAACAGCGACTAGCTATTGCCTCCGTTCTTGCGATGAGACCTTCGATTATGATTATGGATGAGCCTACCTCAATGCTGGATCCAAAAGGGAAGAACGAAGTCTATGATGTTCTTCAAAATCTTAAAGGCTATGATATGACAGGGATTATTATCGACCATGAAGTAGAGCGGATTGCTACTTATTGTGACAAAATTCTGGTGTTAAATGAGGGAGAAGTTCAAGCGTTTGGTACGCCAGAGGAAGTGTTCACGCAGATTGAATTGCTTCATCAGTTTCAGTTGAATGCTCCTCAAGTAACCGAATTTCTATATCGATACAATCAAGAATATCAACAAGATGTAAAGCTTTCGACTACTGTAAAAGAAGCAGTCGCAACTTTTGAAAGCGAATACACAGGAAAAGTGTAA
- a CDS encoding ATP-binding cassette domain-containing protein has protein sequence MESYISINNVSHVYSNGVKAITDINLDIYEGEVVAILGSNGSGKTTLVKHFNGLLKPTKGEIQVGGLNTKKEKISKLSSLVGYVFQNPNHQTFLSTVRQELAYGCKNLKMDEEEMEERVKKAVELFELHDCLDDNPFDLNSSQRKEVAMASIMAVSPKVIVLDEPTTGQDHKGCKRVLDLVRMFKAHGHTVVLITHDMNLIGELNCRTIVMHQSEKIADDKADQVFADKGIMELAGLQPPQITTFASKLSSIRQDQTYLTIDSVLKEMEANQKEDVTIGTGS, from the coding sequence GTGGAATCCTATATTTCAATCAACAATGTGTCCCATGTTTACTCAAATGGAGTGAAAGCCATTACAGATATCAACCTTGATATCTATGAAGGTGAAGTTGTAGCTATTCTAGGTAGTAACGGTTCTGGTAAAACAACACTGGTTAAGCATTTTAATGGGCTATTAAAACCTACAAAAGGTGAGATCCAGGTTGGTGGGTTAAATACGAAAAAAGAAAAGATTTCAAAACTATCAAGCCTCGTAGGATATGTTTTTCAAAATCCTAACCATCAAACCTTTCTATCTACCGTACGCCAAGAATTAGCTTATGGATGCAAGAACCTAAAGATGGATGAAGAGGAAATGGAAGAGCGAGTGAAAAAGGCTGTTGAATTATTTGAGCTACACGATTGCCTTGATGACAACCCATTTGATCTTAACTCAAGTCAGCGAAAGGAAGTAGCCATGGCCTCTATTATGGCTGTATCTCCTAAGGTCATTGTGTTGGATGAACCAACAACAGGACAGGATCATAAAGGGTGTAAACGAGTTCTCGATCTGGTTCGAATGTTTAAAGCACATGGCCATACCGTGGTATTGATTACACACGATATGAACCTAATTGGTGAACTAAACTGTCGTACCATAGTTATGCACCAAAGCGAGAAAATTGCTGATGATAAGGCAGATCAAGTATTTGCGGATAAAGGCATTATGGAGCTAGCAGGACTGCAACCACCTCAAATCACTACCTTTGCGAGTAAGCTTTCAAGCATTAGGCAAGATCAAACTTATTTGACCATCGATTCGGTTTTGAAAGAAATGGAAGCCAATCAAAAGGAGGATGTAACAATTGGAACAGGATCTTAA
- a CDS encoding nucleoside phosphorylase: MEQDLKWKSKANRPEAADQSQYHIRCRPGDVSKYVLLPGDPDRVGKMADLWDTKEHIATYREHVTYTGDVEGVNISACSTGAGGPSTASALEELAEIGADTFIRVGTCGAMQEDIDPGDLIICAGAVRSDGTSDQYVDDKYPAVANQEVVMALIEAAERLGVKYHVGIGYTAASFFCGQGRPGYNNFQQSWMQTIMSDMQRAGVLNFEMEAATVLTLSSLFRLRAGAIFTAVANRVRDEFEYKGAGVDQSIAVATEAVKILNHWDELKKRSGKPYFYPSLLNNEKEVVGTEGKAVTPN, encoded by the coding sequence TTGGAACAGGATCTTAAGTGGAAATCAAAAGCAAACCGACCAGAAGCAGCTGATCAATCTCAATATCATATTCGTTGCCGTCCTGGTGACGTTTCGAAATATGTGCTACTACCAGGCGACCCAGACAGAGTAGGAAAAATGGCAGATCTTTGGGATACGAAGGAACATATTGCTACGTATCGTGAACATGTTACTTATACAGGAGATGTAGAGGGAGTGAATATCTCGGCTTGTTCTACAGGTGCTGGTGGACCTTCTACGGCCAGTGCATTAGAAGAGCTTGCCGAAATTGGTGCCGACACATTTATCCGCGTAGGTACTTGTGGGGCAATGCAAGAAGACATAGACCCGGGAGATCTGATTATTTGCGCTGGAGCGGTTCGAAGTGATGGAACTTCTGATCAATACGTGGATGATAAATATCCAGCTGTGGCCAATCAAGAAGTTGTCATGGCACTCATAGAAGCAGCAGAGCGGCTGGGTGTGAAATATCACGTCGGTATCGGCTATACGGCAGCATCTTTCTTCTGCGGGCAAGGGAGACCAGGATACAATAACTTTCAACAAAGCTGGATGCAAACCATTATGAGTGATATGCAACGAGCAGGCGTGTTGAATTTCGAAATGGAAGCCGCTACGGTTCTTACACTGAGTAGCTTATTCAGACTACGTGCAGGGGCGATTTTTACAGCAGTGGCCAATCGAGTGAGAGATGAGTTTGAATACAAAGGAGCAGGTGTTGATCAATCGATTGCTGTTGCAACAGAGGCAGTGAAGATATTGAATCATTGGGATGAACTGAAAAAACGTTCAGGTAAACCATATTTTTATCCATCCTTATTGAATAATGAAAAAGAAGTAGTAGGGACAGAAGGAAAAGCAGTTACACCAAATTAA
- a CDS encoding MTAP family purine nucleoside phosphorylase — MKVGIIGGTGFYDLVEGMEEISIQNEYGEAVVYKGIHADKEIYFLPRHGKHHDSLAHEINYRANMLALKELGIDHAISMCAVGSLNPDIPVGALALLDQFMDVTTNRTNTYSKYSVETTQPYCPNLRQNFLDAAEQLELSLTPTANYICVDGPRYETALEINVYKNWGMDVVGMTNGTEAALARELGIAYAVVTISTDLAAGTTDVPPDLDTHKNVVKDNQQTLKDLFLKTIELISENQPSIAHEAYNRAIAARRDKLNKLAETSK; from the coding sequence ATGAAAGTAGGAATTATTGGAGGTACAGGGTTTTACGATTTAGTTGAGGGGATGGAAGAGATATCCATTCAGAACGAATACGGGGAAGCTGTCGTGTACAAAGGAATTCATGCAGATAAAGAGATCTATTTCTTACCAAGGCATGGAAAACATCACGATAGTCTAGCACATGAAATCAATTATCGCGCTAATATGTTGGCACTAAAGGAACTAGGGATAGACCATGCTATAAGCATGTGTGCGGTAGGTTCGTTAAATCCTGATATCCCAGTCGGAGCTCTTGCCTTGCTTGACCAATTCATGGATGTGACTACCAATCGGACGAATACGTACAGTAAGTATTCTGTGGAGACGACACAACCCTATTGCCCGAATCTTCGTCAGAACTTCCTGGATGCGGCAGAACAATTGGAGCTCAGCTTGACTCCAACAGCTAATTACATTTGTGTGGATGGGCCTCGCTATGAAACAGCCTTAGAAATTAACGTGTACAAAAACTGGGGCATGGATGTTGTCGGCATGACCAATGGAACTGAAGCTGCTCTTGCGAGAGAGCTCGGTATTGCTTATGCAGTTGTGACCATTTCAACTGATCTTGCAGCAGGTACAACAGATGTGCCACCAGATTTAGATACCCATAAAAATGTAGTAAAAGATAATCAACAAACATTGAAAGACCTCTTCCTTAAGACGATTGAATTGATTTCAGAGAACCAACCTTCTATTGCTCATGAAGCGTACAATCGAGCGATTGCTGCACGTCGGGATAAACTAAATAAATTGGCAGAGACTTCAAAGTAG
- a CDS encoding amidohydrolase family protein — protein sequence MAILIKNAHLVTMTANQDVVEGHLLIEDGKIKKVFSYDEVLSVEGIEEVIDMEWGIVMPGMTNAHYHSYSNLLKGTENHFPLEIWSLYTVAYGHSLTDEDIYLAVLLGAAEMIRAGVTGCLDHFPHLSKVNPALEAYEKSGLQVSFAPMMHDVPDHQFLRVPLPNHIKAKLEENPPKSVSEMRELYESLLSTWHKKHERIHIQLGPNAPQRCTSEMLALCRELSATHDVKVHTHLLETSIQKQMGDQAFPSGIIGLLNEAGLLNERLSVAHAIWMNEKEVEQMQARGVKMIHNPASNMILGSGKAPIMEWITKGMKVGLGTDASNCGTSHNLFETMRLAAMLHRLDTPDYTKWPGAKDVMKMATVDGASIMGDDNHRGKIEEGYDADLVFLTKQTTAWTSLHNLHSQLVFHENGQSIEAVMIKGEWVLRNNKILTFDEQQVMEQAQKRHQQILTNSKEALEFAEVLKPYFEQYYNDFNL from the coding sequence GTGGCTATTTTAATTAAGAACGCCCACCTCGTTACCATGACCGCCAACCAGGATGTAGTAGAGGGCCATCTTCTTATTGAAGATGGAAAGATTAAGAAGGTATTTTCTTACGATGAGGTTCTTTCAGTAGAAGGGATAGAGGAAGTCATTGATATGGAATGGGGAATTGTTATGCCTGGCATGACAAATGCCCATTATCATTCTTATTCCAATCTATTAAAAGGAACAGAGAATCATTTTCCTCTTGAAATTTGGTCTTTATATACAGTGGCATATGGACATTCTCTTACCGATGAGGATATTTATCTAGCGGTACTACTTGGGGCCGCCGAAATGATTCGCGCAGGTGTGACGGGTTGCCTTGATCATTTTCCGCACCTATCAAAAGTCAACCCAGCTCTGGAAGCTTATGAAAAATCAGGCCTCCAAGTATCCTTTGCACCAATGATGCATGATGTTCCGGATCACCAATTTCTACGTGTTCCTTTACCAAATCATATAAAAGCGAAACTGGAAGAAAATCCTCCGAAAAGTGTCTCAGAAATGAGGGAACTCTATGAATCTCTCCTTTCTACATGGCACAAAAAGCATGAGCGAATACACATCCAGTTAGGACCCAATGCTCCTCAGCGGTGTACATCTGAGATGCTTGCTCTTTGTAGGGAGTTAAGTGCTACTCATGACGTAAAGGTGCATACCCATTTGCTTGAAACCTCTATCCAAAAACAGATGGGAGATCAGGCATTCCCTAGTGGGATTATTGGATTACTGAATGAGGCGGGGTTATTGAATGAACGCCTCTCTGTAGCTCATGCAATATGGATGAATGAGAAGGAAGTCGAGCAAATGCAAGCTCGAGGTGTCAAAATGATTCATAATCCAGCTAGCAACATGATACTAGGAAGTGGAAAAGCTCCCATCATGGAATGGATTACAAAAGGAATGAAGGTTGGGCTTGGGACAGATGCCTCTAATTGTGGAACTTCGCACAACCTTTTTGAAACCATGAGACTAGCAGCGATGCTTCATCGCTTAGATACACCGGATTATACAAAATGGCCTGGGGCGAAAGATGTAATGAAAATGGCTACTGTTGATGGAGCGTCGATTATGGGGGATGACAACCATCGTGGCAAAATCGAAGAAGGATACGATGCTGATCTTGTTTTTCTTACAAAACAAACAACAGCCTGGACCTCTCTTCATAATCTTCACTCCCAACTTGTGTTTCATGAAAATGGCCAATCAATAGAAGCGGTGATGATTAAAGGTGAGTGGGTGTTACGAAATAACAAAATTCTAACGTTTGATGAGCAACAAGTTATGGAGCAAGCCCAGAAACGACATCAACAAATTCTCACAAATAGTAAGGAAGCTTTGGAGTTTGCAGAGGTACTTAAGCCATATTTTGAACAATATTATAACGATTTCAATCTATAG
- a CDS encoding class II aldolase/adducin family protein, which produces MNLHLLKKELEYVSHKVYEKGYTQATGGNISVRIPGTDHVLIKRSGVSLGEVSLEDALIVDMDGEVVEGQGKPSKEIGFHLGIYKVRPDVNAVVHCHPNYAIGYACLGMELPLPTVTARKLLGHVPVADEAPSGSQELASFVTDVFTKYPDIRISLMKDHGVCSVGKTLEEAYNVVDLAEATAKQAFIVSQLKATVQTPVTN; this is translated from the coding sequence ATGAATCTTCATCTATTAAAAAAAGAACTGGAATATGTTTCTCATAAAGTCTATGAAAAAGGTTATACACAAGCAACTGGTGGAAATATTAGTGTTCGAATTCCTGGTACTGATCATGTTCTGATTAAAAGAAGCGGAGTGAGTTTAGGCGAGGTCAGTCTTGAGGATGCTTTGATTGTGGATATGGATGGAGAAGTCGTTGAAGGGCAAGGAAAGCCTTCCAAAGAAATCGGGTTTCATCTTGGCATCTATAAAGTAAGACCAGATGTAAATGCAGTAGTCCATTGCCACCCTAACTATGCAATTGGTTATGCTTGCTTAGGGATGGAGCTGCCATTACCGACCGTTACGGCGAGAAAGTTATTAGGTCATGTTCCTGTAGCTGATGAGGCTCCTTCAGGATCGCAAGAGCTAGCAAGCTTTGTAACGGATGTCTTTACCAAATACCCAGACATCAGAATCTCACTTATGAAAGATCACGGTGTATGCTCTGTAGGAAAAACGCTAGAAGAAGCGTACAATGTTGTCGATCTTGCAGAAGCAACTGCGAAGCAAGCGTTCATTGTGTCACAACTGAAAGCCACTGTACAAACGCCAGTGACGAATTAA
- the mtnA gene encoding S-methyl-5-thioribose-1-phosphate isomerase has protein sequence MRLIEQFVERVKSEQLALPIWFENNALKVLDQKKLPFQEEVYTLFTVEDLAEAIKAMTIRGSGAIGICGAYGVLLAALRSQGDAKEIREAGALLKSTRPTAVNLMKTVDEMLTVVNGPRDEVISKIEKKAVEILERQLEFEYQLGRHGASLIEDGDTIMTHCHSGALGGSGYGGRALSVIRAAHEQGKQIHVYTCETRPYLQGARITAYELKKFGIPYTLITDSMSGFCMSQGMIQKVVVGSDRVSANGDLANKIGTYMHALAAHQHNIPFYTATSSHTIDFDTESGKYIEVEMRAADEVTHFNKSAIAPEGTQALYPSFDITPNELISGIITEKGVFKAPYETNLKELLQKESFLQK, from the coding sequence ATGAGATTAATAGAACAGTTTGTCGAACGTGTGAAAAGTGAACAGCTTGCCTTGCCGATTTGGTTCGAGAATAACGCTTTAAAAGTGTTGGATCAAAAAAAACTTCCATTTCAAGAAGAGGTGTACACTCTATTTACAGTTGAAGATTTGGCTGAGGCGATTAAGGCAATGACGATTCGTGGGTCAGGTGCAATTGGTATTTGTGGAGCATATGGAGTTTTACTAGCTGCTCTCAGGTCACAAGGGGATGCAAAAGAGATCAGAGAAGCAGGTGCCCTCTTGAAAAGCACACGTCCAACCGCTGTTAATTTGATGAAAACTGTGGATGAGATGCTGACTGTTGTCAATGGACCAAGAGATGAGGTTATCTCAAAAATAGAAAAAAAAGCGGTTGAGATTCTGGAGAGGCAATTGGAGTTCGAATATCAGTTAGGAAGGCATGGAGCTTCTCTTATTGAGGATGGTGACACGATTATGACCCATTGTCATTCAGGAGCCTTAGGTGGTTCTGGGTATGGGGGACGTGCATTATCAGTCATAAGAGCAGCTCATGAACAAGGGAAACAGATTCATGTTTATACATGTGAAACGCGTCCTTACCTTCAAGGGGCTAGAATTACAGCCTACGAATTAAAGAAATTTGGTATTCCTTATACGTTAATTACCGATAGCATGTCTGGTTTTTGTATGAGCCAAGGGATGATACAGAAAGTGGTTGTCGGATCTGACCGCGTCTCAGCTAATGGTGACTTAGCCAATAAGATTGGTACTTACATGCATGCGTTAGCCGCACACCAGCACAACATACCTTTCTATACAGCTACTTCAAGTCATACGATTGATTTTGACACAGAAAGCGGGAAGTATATTGAAGTTGAAATGAGGGCAGCTGATGAAGTGACTCATTTTAACAAAAGCGCGATTGCTCCAGAAGGGACGCAGGCGTTATACCCATCGTTCGACATCACTCCTAATGAGTTAATTTCAGGTATTATTACCGAAAAAGGTGTATTTAAAGCGCCATATGAAACCAATTTGAAGGAATTGTTGCAAAAGGAGAGCTTCCTTCAAAAATAA
- a CDS encoding DUF1427 family protein, protein MVREALLALLAGIVIGIVFKLIKLPLPAPPVLAGVLGVAGVYVGGKIVELVAYRLL, encoded by the coding sequence ATGGTAAGAGAAGCACTCCTTGCCTTGCTTGCTGGAATCGTCATTGGGATTGTTTTTAAACTTATTAAACTACCTCTACCAGCGCCACCCGTTCTAGCGGGGGTGCTGGGGGTAGCTGGTGTCTATGTAGGCGGTAAAATTGTTGAATTAGTAGCGTACCGGCTTTTATAG
- a CDS encoding malate synthase G, with the protein MTEYRAVGNLKVAENLYTFINEQALPGTEVSQEVFWEGFEQLIHDFKPLNKALLAKRETIQNELDTWHKDHHESFDFDEYKAFLKQLHYLEPEVEDFQVTTKNVDDEIATQSGPQLVVPVDNARYALNAANARWGSLYDALYGSDIISEENGCEKGDAYNPLRGYQVIDYSKELLDQVVPLQSGSHKDGVAYQVKDENLVVTLSNGSVRELKEPEKFVGYQGSAEEPTAILFNNNGLHMEIQIDKTHPIGQSDQAGVKDILMESATTTIMDCEDSVAAVDAEDKEKVYSNLLGLMKGTLSETFNKNGKTITRNLNEDRVYKSPKGGEKRLHGRSLLFIRNVGHLMTTDAILDEDGQEVPEGIMDGVITGLIGKHDVLRNGGKQNSSKGSIYIVKPKMHGSEEVAFANSLFDRIEDLLGLDRHTIKIGVMDEERRTTLNLKNCISKVKERIVFINTGFLDRTGDEIHTSMNAGAMIRKANMKGSTWLQAYEQSNVTTGLATGLQGHAQIGKGMWSMPDRLKEMMDQKGGQLLAGANTAWVPSPTAATLHAIHYHTIDVKEVQKTLATNSVDRTDEILQIPITQSTEWSDEEIKQELDNNAQGILGYVVRWVEQGIGCSKVPDINDVGLMEDRATLRISSQHMANWLHQGVVTEEQVYETLKRMAKVVDKQNEGDPEYVPMSGDYDHSVAFQAACDLVFEGVNQPNGYTEPILHRRRAEAKAKAILKLY; encoded by the coding sequence GTGACGGAATATCGCGCAGTAGGAAACCTAAAGGTGGCAGAGAATCTTTACACATTTATAAATGAACAGGCACTACCAGGCACAGAAGTTTCACAAGAAGTGTTTTGGGAAGGTTTTGAACAACTCATTCATGATTTCAAACCATTAAATAAAGCATTACTAGCGAAGCGGGAAACGATTCAAAATGAACTGGATACATGGCATAAAGATCATCATGAATCTTTTGACTTCGATGAATATAAAGCATTTCTTAAACAGTTACATTACTTAGAACCAGAAGTAGAGGATTTTCAAGTAACGACTAAAAATGTGGATGATGAAATCGCAACGCAATCAGGACCGCAATTGGTGGTACCTGTAGATAACGCTAGATATGCGCTAAATGCAGCGAATGCTCGCTGGGGAAGTCTTTATGATGCATTGTATGGATCTGATATTATCAGTGAAGAGAATGGCTGTGAAAAGGGCGATGCTTACAATCCACTTAGAGGGTACCAGGTGATTGATTATAGTAAGGAGTTGCTCGATCAAGTGGTTCCATTACAAAGTGGATCTCATAAAGACGGAGTAGCTTACCAAGTTAAGGATGAGAATCTAGTCGTTACACTGTCAAATGGAAGTGTGAGAGAACTAAAGGAGCCAGAGAAATTTGTGGGCTATCAAGGTTCCGCTGAAGAACCGACTGCTATATTATTTAATAACAATGGTCTTCATATGGAAATCCAGATTGATAAAACCCATCCAATCGGCCAGTCAGATCAAGCTGGGGTGAAGGATATCCTGATGGAATCTGCTACAACAACAATTATGGATTGTGAAGATTCCGTAGCAGCAGTGGATGCTGAAGACAAGGAGAAGGTTTATAGTAACTTACTAGGATTGATGAAAGGAACGTTATCTGAAACCTTTAACAAGAACGGTAAAACGATTACTAGGAACCTAAATGAAGATCGTGTTTATAAATCTCCAAAAGGGGGAGAGAAAAGGCTTCATGGTCGTTCGCTCCTGTTTATAAGAAACGTAGGCCATCTTATGACCACGGATGCTATTCTAGATGAAGATGGTCAAGAAGTTCCTGAAGGAATTATGGACGGAGTGATTACAGGTCTGATTGGAAAGCATGACGTCCTGCGAAACGGAGGGAAACAAAACTCCTCCAAAGGTTCCATCTATATAGTGAAACCAAAAATGCATGGATCAGAGGAAGTCGCATTTGCTAACTCTCTATTCGATCGAATAGAGGATTTACTTGGGTTGGATCGTCACACCATTAAAATCGGTGTTATGGATGAAGAGCGACGTACTACACTTAATCTGAAGAATTGTATCAGTAAAGTGAAAGAACGAATCGTATTCATTAATACAGGTTTCCTTGATCGTACAGGAGACGAAATCCATACTTCTATGAATGCGGGGGCAATGATACGTAAGGCAAATATGAAGGGCTCCACCTGGTTACAAGCATATGAACAATCAAATGTAACGACAGGTCTTGCCACTGGATTACAGGGGCACGCACAAATTGGAAAAGGGATGTGGTCCATGCCAGACCGTCTGAAGGAGATGATGGACCAAAAAGGTGGCCAATTGCTTGCAGGGGCAAACACAGCTTGGGTACCATCCCCAACAGCTGCTACCTTACATGCCATTCACTATCACACGATTGATGTGAAAGAAGTACAGAAAACATTGGCGACAAATTCTGTAGATCGAACAGATGAAATACTCCAAATTCCTATTACCCAAAGCACTGAGTGGAGTGACGAAGAAATAAAACAAGAACTAGACAACAATGCCCAAGGTATTCTTGGCTATGTGGTTCGCTGGGTTGAACAAGGGATTGGTTGCTCTAAGGTTCCAGACATTAACGATGTCGGGTTAATGGAAGACAGAGCTACTCTTCGGATTTCGAGTCAACATATGGCCAATTGGCTACACCAAGGTGTTGTAACAGAAGAACAAGTGTATGAGACGTTGAAACGAATGGCAAAAGTGGTTGATAAGCAAAACGAGGGAGATCCTGAATATGTTCCAATGTCGGGTGACTACGATCATTCTGTTGCATTCCAAGCAGCATGTGACCTTGTTTTTGAAGGAGTTAACCAGCCTAATGGTTATACGGAACCAATTCTTCACCGCCGTCGAGCTGAAGCAAAAGCAAAAGCGATTTTGAAGCTCTATTAG
- a CDS encoding CidA/LrgA family protein, which translates to MSILKTIFHILVLTFYYYIGTWVQEATNLFIPGSIIGMNLLLITLLINGIKVSWIDKGASLLVNHLPLLFIPVTVGVIQYLDLLAGKGLLLILIVFISTGVVAFFSGITTQLMNRKKGEHYE; encoded by the coding sequence TTGAGTATATTGAAGACCATTTTTCATATTTTGGTGCTAACATTCTACTATTACATCGGTACTTGGGTTCAGGAAGCGACGAACCTATTTATACCAGGAAGCATCATTGGAATGAATCTTCTTCTAATCACACTTTTGATCAATGGTATTAAAGTAAGTTGGATTGACAAAGGGGCTTCTTTGCTAGTGAACCATCTTCCTCTATTGTTTATTCCTGTAACAGTTGGTGTCATTCAATACTTAGATTTATTAGCAGGGAAAGGACTTCTACTGATTTTGATTGTATTTATCAGTACAGGTGTGGTCGCATTTTTTTCAGGAATAACCACACAATTAATGAATCGGAAAAAAGGTGAGCACTATGAATAA
- a CDS encoding LrgB family protein encodes MNNEFLAILSVLLTFLVYVGSTKLYKRFRFPLLLPVFLSTIIVSSILLVSKISYDTYMVGGAFIDWFLGPAVVALAYPLYKQRKILSKHFVPIISGVLVGAIFGVASAVLLLKWANFEEFIIYSIVAKNSTTPVAMDVAKSLGGVPSMAAVFVIFAGICGALFGPHLFKWTRINHFLSKGIGMGSASHAIGTSKAFENSEEEGAVSTVAMILSAIMISIISPFLIHLLL; translated from the coding sequence ATGAATAATGAATTTTTAGCGATTCTGAGTGTTTTGCTTACGTTCCTGGTATATGTGGGATCGACAAAGCTTTATAAGCGCTTTCGCTTTCCATTATTATTGCCGGTCTTCCTCTCTACTATAATTGTTAGTAGTATATTACTAGTGTCAAAGATATCTTATGACACTTATATGGTAGGGGGAGCCTTTATTGACTGGTTTTTAGGGCCTGCTGTTGTGGCCTTAGCCTATCCTCTCTATAAACAAAGGAAGATCCTTTCTAAGCATTTTGTTCCGATTATATCTGGAGTGTTAGTTGGAGCGATCTTCGGGGTAGCATCTGCAGTATTATTATTAAAGTGGGCAAATTTTGAAGAGTTTATAATTTATTCGATTGTTGCTAAAAATTCTACTACTCCTGTCGCAATGGACGTGGCAAAATCTTTAGGAGGTGTACCTTCAATGGCTGCGGTTTTTGTGATTTTCGCTGGCATTTGTGGAGCCTTATTCGGTCCTCACCTTTTCAAATGGACTCGGATCAATCACTTTCTTAGCAAAGGAATTGGCATGGGAAGTGCGTCTCACGCAATCGGAACTTCAAAGGCATTTGAGAATAGCGAAGAAGAAGGGGCTGTGAGTACCGTAGCTATGATTCTTTCAGCTATTATGATCTCTATCATAAGTCCATTTTTGATTCACCTTTTGTTGTGA
- a CDS encoding RNA polymerase sigma factor produces the protein MMERLRQRDEEALQYIMNRYGNELIRSAYLMVKDQQLAEEIVQDGFVKVFDKIHQLQDESKLKSWLMTIVLNQCRSKIRTKRFRFPFLPFDPSERDVESGEDDSPEELVVQMQKSESLVEHIHSLDHHYREVIILFYYHDYSLEKMVEITNVKKSTIKSRLRRARMQLRDRLEKGETIDEAT, from the coding sequence ATGATGGAGCGGTTGCGGCAACGGGATGAGGAAGCGCTGCAGTACATAATGAATCGGTATGGGAACGAATTAATTCGAAGCGCTTATCTCATGGTGAAGGATCAGCAATTGGCTGAAGAGATTGTGCAGGATGGTTTTGTGAAAGTGTTTGATAAGATTCACCAGCTTCAGGATGAATCGAAGCTCAAAAGTTGGCTGATGACCATCGTCCTCAATCAGTGTCGATCGAAAATCAGAACGAAGCGGTTTCGGTTTCCGTTTTTGCCGTTTGACCCCAGTGAAAGAGATGTCGAGTCAGGTGAGGATGATTCGCCTGAAGAGCTGGTCGTTCAAATGCAGAAAAGCGAGTCACTTGTGGAGCACATACATAGCCTGGACCACCATTATCGCGAAGTTATCATTCTATTTTATTACCACGATTACTCGCTAGAAAAAATGGTAGAGATCACAAACGTGAAAAAATCCACGATAAAAAGTCGATTGCGCAGAGCGAGGATGCAACTCCGCGATCGGTTAGAGAAAGGGGAGACGATCGATGAAGCGACGTAA